One genomic window of Geodermatophilus sp. DSM 44513 includes the following:
- the selA gene encoding L-seryl-tRNA(Sec) selenium transferase, whose translation MSTDPRRRVPRTDTLLADPQVAAAVGRLGRELVKAAVQEVQQRVRDGAVAPEGAVAAVLAGLPTTPSSLRPVLNATGVLVHTNLGRAPLSPAAVEAVVAASGTTDVELDLATGRRGPRGEAALAALREAVPAAQAALVVNNCAAALALTATALGGELVIARGELVEIGDGFRIPELLEATGARLREVGTTNRVALEDYTRVLGPDTGAVLKVHPSNFVVRGFTRAVEVAELAAGLAGTGVPLVADVGSGLLRPHPALPEEPDLQTALADGADLVLASGDKLLGGPQAGLVLGRADLVRRLRRHPLYRALRVDKTTLAALEATLRGPRPPVQRMLAADVDGLRARAAALAARLAAAGLDAVAVESQARVGGGGAPEHPLPSAAVSLPEAFAVPLRAATPPVVGHVAGDRTLLDLRSLAPADDDALATAVLDVARRWT comes from the coding sequence GCTCGTGAAGGCCGCCGTCCAGGAGGTCCAGCAGCGCGTCCGGGACGGCGCCGTCGCGCCCGAGGGCGCCGTGGCCGCCGTCCTGGCCGGCCTGCCGACGACGCCGAGCAGCCTGCGCCCGGTGCTCAACGCGACCGGCGTGCTCGTGCACACGAACCTGGGCCGCGCGCCGCTGTCCCCGGCCGCGGTCGAGGCGGTCGTCGCCGCCAGCGGCACCACCGACGTGGAGCTGGACCTGGCCACCGGCCGGCGCGGCCCGCGGGGCGAGGCGGCCCTGGCCGCGCTGCGCGAGGCCGTGCCCGCAGCGCAGGCCGCGCTGGTGGTCAACAACTGCGCCGCGGCGCTCGCGCTCACCGCCACCGCGCTGGGCGGGGAGCTGGTCATCGCCCGCGGCGAGCTGGTGGAGATCGGCGACGGCTTCCGCATCCCCGAGCTGCTGGAGGCCACCGGCGCGCGCCTCCGCGAGGTCGGCACGACCAACCGGGTGGCGCTCGAGGACTACACCCGCGTGCTCGGCCCGGACACCGGCGCGGTGCTCAAGGTGCACCCGTCGAACTTCGTCGTCCGCGGCTTCACCCGGGCCGTCGAGGTGGCCGAGCTCGCCGCGGGGCTGGCCGGGACCGGCGTCCCGCTGGTCGCCGACGTCGGCTCGGGCCTGCTGCGCCCGCACCCGGCGCTGCCCGAGGAGCCGGACCTGCAGACGGCGCTGGCCGACGGTGCCGACCTGGTGCTGGCCAGTGGTGACAAGCTGCTCGGCGGGCCGCAGGCCGGGCTGGTGCTCGGCCGCGCCGACCTGGTGCGGCGGCTGCGCCGCCACCCGCTGTACCGCGCCCTCCGGGTGGACAAGACCACCCTCGCCGCGCTGGAGGCGACGCTGCGCGGCCCGCGCCCGCCGGTGCAGCGGATGCTCGCCGCCGACGTCGACGGGCTGCGCGCCCGCGCCGCCGCGCTCGCCGCCCGGCTTGCCGCCGCCGGCCTGGACGCGGTCGCGGTCGAGTCGCAGGCCCGCGTCGGCGGGGGAGGGGCGCCGGAGCACCCGCTGCCCAGCGCCGCCGTCTCGCTGCCCGAGGCGTTCGCGGTGCCGCTGCGCGCCGCCACCCCGCCGGTGGTCGGCCACGTCGCCGGCGACCGCACCCTGCTCGACCTGCGCAGCCTGGCCCCCGCGGACGACGACGCGCTGGCGACCGCGGTGCTGGACGTGGCCCGCCGGTGGACGTGA
- the hemW gene encoding radical SAM family heme chaperone HemW, protein MNTVLPLLEAPSQTLPLPAGARAGLAGTPFGLYVHVPFCATRCGYCDFNTYTADELGPGASRTEYAGTAIAELRQAAETLGPELPTVATVFVGGGTPTLLPADDLAAVLAEVRRLFPVADDVEVTTEANPETVTPASLATLRAAGFTRVSLGMQSAAEHVLAVLDRRHTPGRAVEAAREARAAGFEHVNLDLIYGTPGETDADWAASLDAVLAAPVDHVSAYALIVEEGTRLARRIARGELPQPDDDVLADRYEQADATLRAAGFDWYEVSNWATGAAARCRHNELYWSGANWWGVGPGAHSHVGGLRWWNVKHPAAYAGRLLRGERPVQDTELLDDDDRALEAVMLGLRLRAGLPLTALSDAGRLRAADAVARGLLEPGAHAAGRAVLTDRGRLLADALVRDLTE, encoded by the coding sequence ATGAACACCGTCCTGCCGCTGCTCGAGGCCCCGTCGCAGACCCTGCCGCTCCCCGCCGGCGCCCGCGCGGGCCTGGCCGGCACCCCCTTCGGGCTCTACGTGCACGTGCCGTTCTGCGCCACCCGCTGCGGCTACTGCGACTTCAACACCTACACCGCCGACGAGCTGGGACCGGGCGCCAGCCGCACCGAGTACGCCGGTACCGCCATCGCCGAGCTGCGGCAGGCCGCCGAGACCCTCGGCCCGGAGCTGCCCACCGTCGCCACCGTCTTCGTCGGCGGCGGCACCCCCACGCTGCTGCCCGCCGACGACCTGGCCGCCGTCCTGGCCGAGGTCCGGCGGCTGTTCCCCGTGGCCGACGACGTCGAGGTCACCACCGAGGCCAACCCGGAGACGGTGACCCCCGCCTCGCTGGCCACCCTGCGCGCGGCCGGCTTCACCCGGGTCAGCCTGGGCATGCAGTCCGCCGCCGAGCACGTGCTCGCCGTCCTCGACCGACGGCACACCCCCGGCCGCGCCGTCGAGGCCGCGCGCGAGGCCCGCGCGGCCGGTTTCGAGCACGTCAACCTCGACCTCATCTACGGGACGCCGGGGGAGACCGACGCCGACTGGGCCGCCTCGCTGGACGCCGTCCTGGCCGCGCCGGTCGACCACGTCAGCGCCTACGCCCTCATCGTCGAGGAGGGCACCCGGCTGGCCCGCCGCATCGCCCGCGGCGAGCTGCCGCAGCCCGACGACGACGTGCTCGCCGACCGCTACGAGCAGGCCGACGCCACCCTGCGCGCGGCCGGCTTCGACTGGTACGAGGTGTCCAACTGGGCGACGGGTGCGGCCGCGCGCTGCCGGCACAACGAGCTGTACTGGTCGGGCGCCAACTGGTGGGGCGTCGGGCCCGGCGCGCACAGCCACGTCGGCGGGCTGCGCTGGTGGAACGTCAAGCACCCCGCCGCGTACGCCGGCCGCCTGCTGCGCGGGGAACGCCCGGTGCAGGACACCGAGCTGCTGGACGACGACGACCGCGCCCTGGAGGCGGTGATGCTCGGCCTGCGGCTGCGCGCCGGGCTGCCGCTGACCGCGCTGTCCGACGCCGGCCGGCTGCGCGCCGCGGACGCCGTCGCCCGCGGGCTGCTCGAGCCGGGCGCGCACGCTGCCGGCCGCGCCGTCCTCACCGACCGCGGGCGGCTGCTCGCCGACGCCCTGGTCCGCGACCTCACCGAGTGA
- the selB gene encoding selenocysteine-specific translation elongation factor, with product MDVIATAGHVDHGKSTLVRALTGMEPDRWEEERRRGLTIDLGFAWTTLPSGRRLAVVDVPGHERFVGNMLAGVGSVPAALVVVAADDGWSAQTAEHVAVLDALGVRHALLAVTKADLADPAPVLADARERLAATSVGTVPGVAVSAPTGRGVPELAAALEALLAGLPSPDRDAPVRLWVDRAFPVKGAGTVVTGTLAAGRVAAGDRLALGGREVVVRGLHSLGRPVERAGATARVALNLRGTSVEELSRGDALLTPGAFRDTAELDVTLAREVDDRLPAEVVVHVGSAAVAARLRPLEGTSVRLRLAAPLPLRVGDRLLLRDPGARRVHGADVRDVDPPELRRRGAARRRAEELAARPDGAAGAAAELARRRFVRAADFAAMGWPQPDGATTVGPWLLAPGLADELAATLPGVVARYRQLRPLEPGPPVAVARRALELPDDELVPAAVRPPLALREGRVVAAAAGLPEPVQRAVDAVRARLAADPFAAPDAEELRAAGLGPRELAAAVRDGQLVKVADGVFLAPGVAEQARARLAGVPAPFTLSQARSAWGTSRRVAVPLMEWLDARGVTERLPDSSRRLR from the coding sequence ATGGACGTCATCGCCACCGCCGGGCACGTCGACCACGGCAAGTCCACGCTGGTCCGCGCGCTCACCGGCATGGAGCCCGACCGGTGGGAGGAGGAGCGCCGCCGCGGGCTGACCATCGACCTCGGTTTCGCCTGGACGACGCTGCCCTCGGGTCGCCGGCTGGCGGTCGTCGACGTCCCCGGGCACGAGCGCTTCGTCGGCAACATGCTCGCCGGGGTGGGGTCGGTGCCCGCCGCGCTGGTCGTGGTCGCGGCCGACGACGGCTGGTCGGCGCAGACCGCCGAGCACGTCGCCGTCCTGGACGCCCTCGGTGTGCGGCACGCGCTGCTCGCCGTCACCAAGGCCGACCTCGCCGACCCGGCACCGGTGCTCGCCGACGCCCGGGAGCGGCTGGCGGCGACCTCGGTGGGCACGGTGCCCGGGGTGGCCGTGAGCGCGCCGACCGGGCGGGGCGTGCCCGAGCTGGCCGCCGCCCTGGAGGCGCTGCTGGCCGGGCTGCCGTCGCCGGACCGGGACGCGCCGGTGCGGCTGTGGGTCGACCGCGCGTTCCCGGTCAAGGGCGCGGGCACGGTGGTCACCGGGACCCTCGCCGCGGGCCGCGTCGCCGCGGGCGACCGGCTGGCCCTCGGTGGCCGGGAGGTCGTCGTCCGCGGCCTGCACTCGCTCGGCCGGCCGGTCGAGCGGGCCGGGGCGACCGCCCGGGTGGCGCTCAACCTGCGGGGCACCTCGGTGGAGGAGCTGTCCCGCGGCGACGCGCTGCTCACCCCCGGCGCGTTCCGCGACACCGCCGAGCTCGACGTCACGCTCGCCCGCGAGGTCGACGACCGGCTGCCCGCCGAGGTCGTCGTGCACGTCGGCTCCGCGGCGGTCGCCGCACGGCTGCGCCCGCTGGAGGGGACGTCGGTCCGGCTCCGGCTGGCCGCGCCGCTGCCGCTGCGGGTCGGGGACCGGCTGCTGCTGCGCGACCCGGGGGCGCGGCGGGTGCACGGAGCCGACGTCCGGGACGTCGACCCGCCCGAGCTGCGCCGCCGCGGCGCGGCCCGCCGGCGTGCCGAGGAGCTGGCCGCCCGGCCGGACGGCGCGGCGGGCGCGGCCGCCGAGCTCGCCCGCCGGCGGTTCGTCCGGGCCGCGGACTTCGCCGCGATGGGCTGGCCGCAGCCCGACGGGGCGACGACCGTGGGGCCCTGGCTGCTCGCCCCCGGGCTGGCCGACGAGCTCGCCGCGACGCTGCCCGGGGTCGTCGCCCGCTACCGGCAGCTGCGCCCGCTGGAGCCGGGGCCGCCGGTCGCCGTCGCGCGCCGGGCGCTGGAGCTGCCCGACGACGAGCTGGTGCCCGCCGCCGTCCGGCCACCGCTCGCCCTCCGGGAGGGCCGGGTCGTCGCCGCGGCCGCCGGGCTGCCCGAGCCGGTGCAGCGGGCCGTCGACGCCGTCCGCGCCCGGTTGGCCGCCGACCCCTTCGCCGCGCCGGACGCCGAGGAGCTGCGCGCCGCCGGGCTCGGGCCGCGGGAGCTGGCCGCCGCGGTCCGCGACGGGCAGCTGGTGAAGGTCGCCGACGGCGTGTTCCTCGCGCCGGGGGTGGCCGAGCAGGCGCGGGCCCGGCTGGCCGGCGTGCCCGCCCCGTTCACGCTCAGCCAGGCCCGCTCGGCGTGGGGGACCAGCCGCCGGGTCGCCGTCCCGCTGATGGAGTGGCTGGACGCCCGCGGGGTCACCGAGCGGCTGCCGGACTCCTCCCGCCGGCTGCGGTAG
- a CDS encoding enoyl-CoA hydratase-related protein: MSDDTVLQVSTSRGVATLTLDSPANRNALSRAMRARLREALAGALADDAVRVVVLDHTGRVFCSGMDLTEAAGGGSGDQGVRELPALLETVWRSPKPVLAVLRGPARAGGVGLAAACDVVVAADSATFAFSEVRLGIVPAVISAVVLPRMVPHVAHRLMLTGEVFDAAAAAAGGLVDLAVPDAEVDTAVAAQVAALAAGAPAALAETKRLLRAGGLRGSADELLELSARFFASEEGQEGIAAFREKRPARWVPAPG; the protein is encoded by the coding sequence GTGAGCGACGACACCGTGCTGCAGGTCTCGACGTCCCGGGGGGTCGCCACCCTCACCCTGGACTCCCCCGCCAACCGCAACGCGCTGTCCCGGGCGATGCGGGCGAGGCTGCGCGAGGCCCTGGCCGGTGCGCTCGCCGACGACGCGGTGCGGGTGGTCGTGCTGGACCACACCGGCCGGGTCTTCTGCTCCGGGATGGACCTGACCGAGGCGGCCGGGGGCGGGTCCGGGGACCAGGGGGTGCGCGAGCTGCCGGCGCTGCTGGAGACGGTGTGGCGCTCGCCCAAGCCGGTGCTGGCCGTCCTGCGCGGGCCGGCGCGGGCCGGGGGGGTGGGGCTGGCCGCCGCCTGCGACGTCGTCGTCGCCGCCGACTCGGCGACCTTCGCCTTCTCCGAGGTCCGGCTGGGCATCGTGCCGGCGGTCATCTCCGCGGTCGTGCTGCCGCGGATGGTGCCGCACGTGGCGCACCGGCTGATGCTCACCGGCGAGGTGTTCGACGCCGCGGCGGCGGCCGCGGGCGGGCTGGTGGACCTGGCGGTGCCCGACGCCGAGGTGGACACCGCCGTGGCGGCCCAGGTCGCCGCGCTCGCCGCCGGGGCGCCGGCCGCGCTGGCCGAGACCAAGCGGCTGCTGCGTGCCGGGGGGCTGCGCGGGTCGGCCGACGAGCTGCTGGAGCTCTCGGCGCGGTTCTTCGCGAGCGAGGAGGGCCAGGAGGGCATCGCCGCGTTCCGCGAGAAGCGCCCGGCCCGCTGGGTGCCCGCCCCCGGCTGA
- a CDS encoding bacteriorhodopsin-like encodes MGTDTGIFVPELSAVQYSTVYNLFSLVIASMIFTALYLLFSRNRVAPRYRNAIVVSAIVCGIAAYHYIRIFDNFQSSYPAGETIADPHLLSNVEFNEGYRYVDWLLTVPLLLIETVAVMALAKSEARRLLWKLVPASALMIALGYPGEITSEVGPRLLWGTLSTIPFIYLLWVLFVELTKSIDRQPVEVQHTIKMLRLALVGLWGVYPIAYLFPVIGGDFFGGSDGFVLRQAGYSIADILAKAAFGLAIYKIARVKSALEDPAYDDDHAVPGPGDGTAARPTPGRDTVAA; translated from the coding sequence ATGGGAACTGACACCGGAATCTTCGTACCGGAGCTCTCAGCTGTTCAGTACTCCACCGTCTACAACCTGTTCAGCCTGGTCATCGCGTCGATGATCTTCACCGCGCTGTACCTGCTGTTCTCGCGGAACCGGGTCGCGCCGCGCTACCGCAACGCGATCGTGGTCTCGGCGATCGTCTGTGGCATCGCCGCCTACCACTACATCCGGATCTTCGACAACTTCCAGTCGAGCTACCCGGCGGGGGAGACCATCGCCGACCCGCACCTGCTCTCCAACGTGGAGTTCAACGAGGGCTACCGGTACGTCGACTGGCTGCTCACCGTCCCGCTGCTGCTCATCGAGACGGTGGCGGTCATGGCGCTGGCCAAGAGCGAGGCGCGCCGGCTGCTGTGGAAGCTGGTGCCGGCGTCGGCGCTGATGATCGCCCTCGGCTACCCGGGTGAGATCACCAGCGAGGTCGGCCCGCGACTGCTGTGGGGGACGCTGTCGACGATCCCGTTCATCTACCTGCTGTGGGTGCTCTTCGTCGAGCTGACCAAGTCCATCGACCGTCAGCCGGTGGAGGTGCAGCACACCATCAAGATGCTGCGGCTGGCCCTGGTCGGGCTGTGGGGCGTCTACCCGATCGCCTACCTGTTCCCGGTGATCGGCGGGGACTTCTTCGGTGGTTCCGACGGCTTCGTCCTGCGGCAGGCCGGCTACAGCATCGCCGACATCCTCGCGAAGGCGGCCTTCGGTCTGGCCATCTACAAGATCGCCCGGGTGAAGAGCGCGCTGGAGGACCCGGCGTACGACGACGACCACGCCGTCCCGGGCCCCGGCGACGGAACGGCCGCCCGGCCCACCCCCGGCCGCGACACCGTCGCGGCCTGA
- a CDS encoding alpha/beta hydrolase domain-containing protein yields MRRTVPLLVLLLLGSLLGTTPAAAQERETTVDLDLSRSEVVAGGHSFGDAGAYEKLVGTIAFRVDPEDPRNAVVTDLDRAPRDADGLVAYDTDFYLLVPQDRSRWNGKLFFEVNNRGNKRTLAYVNSSVASQDRLSDPSTVADLGTGFLLEQGYAVAWAGWEGDVLPGNNRMTIRLPVPTEADGSPITGETVVEFHETDFAADGSTECLPLSGSADFASYPAVTDRPAELRVRPSDSPRPSGPEIPQGDTVPADAWRFEGDETVCVDGGFRPGTVYELGYTARDPRVMGLGYAATRDVVSFLRHRTADADGDANPLAAGGGVTHVLGQGISSSGMYLRDFVYQGFNEDTEGRAVFDGVNIHIPGAHKLFLNYRFAQPNPFSTQHRDRYIPHVGFPFHYGVRQDPVSGRTDGILKRPATDPLVVHTDSSTEYWQFQASLVNTDGFGSDVALPDTVRQYLVSGSQHFAAAGAVPSPGTCQQPSNPTHVGPALRALLVSLDRWVVDGTEPPSSRAPSIADGTLVASDRDATGFPEIPGVGYTGLYNAAAERDFGPQVEGNAGVIDDWRHADVVAPYDVRMPSVDAVGIDEGGLELPEVAAPTATLTGWNLQAEPYTVGDVCGLTGMRVPLARTPADAADGDERPTLQELYGTSEGYVQAVRAAADALVADRLLLPADARAAVQAAYAADVLPGTPTGGAVRVLHAAPGTGAVDVWVDGERVVEAATFGTLGAHTPVGPGDHRVEVRAAPSSAADAALVAGTVSAAGPTTVTVTGSAAGDGAPPALSVLADATAPEAPSAGLRVAHAVPDLGAVDVQLRPTPDGEWTTAATGVAPGADSGPLRVAAGTHDLRLLAAGTDEVVAVVADVVTPAGSVQTAHAIGSAGPGRDRPGLRVLVVPDGPGTDSATRLADQTPVVDTDETREDPVPHRYVHGTIGDAAYQLALPVEWNGRLLTSSRGFSGDEFSNDDTYKDVALRHGYAYAASDEGWNRRTIADQPEDSYHESRRRLAELTQHATGVVAAHHGRAPERSLLAGGSNGGHHTKWLVESFPELYDGGVSMYGYNSGLEMWRAFPVFLRNYDVIEPRIGDVIAAGGSDVDPPLTPEQTDALAAIYSIPAQLRGGFSYDVGRAPGSEREWPEAYVAAVGYLSDSIGEWDPTYDPDGDGTVSLDELEAWEPYEAPAEAQAEMRLLDLTGDLDRPVVVGHGTADTIVTPREADAYEQLVASVAGDDAPLRTYLFPEMGHGGAAVHPFVEQALAAVEDWITHRATDGAQGSEPGRITGLEPVAAG; encoded by the coding sequence ATGCGGAGAACCGTCCCCCTGCTCGTGCTGCTGCTCCTCGGGTCGCTGCTCGGCACCACCCCCGCGGCGGCGCAGGAGCGGGAGACCACCGTCGACCTGGACCTGTCCCGCTCCGAGGTCGTGGCCGGAGGTCACTCCTTCGGCGACGCCGGCGCCTACGAGAAGCTGGTCGGCACCATCGCCTTCCGGGTCGACCCCGAGGACCCGCGCAACGCGGTGGTCACCGACCTGGACCGGGCGCCCCGCGACGCCGACGGCCTGGTCGCCTACGACACCGACTTCTACCTGCTCGTGCCGCAGGACCGGTCCCGGTGGAACGGCAAGCTGTTCTTCGAGGTCAACAACCGCGGCAACAAGCGGACGCTCGCCTACGTCAACAGCTCCGTCGCGTCCCAGGACCGGCTCAGCGACCCGTCCACCGTGGCGGACCTCGGGACCGGCTTCCTCCTCGAGCAGGGCTACGCCGTCGCCTGGGCCGGCTGGGAGGGCGACGTCCTGCCCGGTAACAACCGCATGACGATCCGGCTGCCCGTCCCCACCGAGGCCGACGGCAGCCCGATCACCGGCGAGACCGTCGTGGAGTTCCACGAGACCGACTTCGCCGCCGACGGCAGCACCGAGTGCCTGCCGCTGTCCGGCTCGGCCGACTTCGCCAGCTACCCGGCGGTCACCGACCGGCCCGCGGAGCTGCGCGTCCGGCCCAGTGACTCCCCGCGCCCGTCCGGACCGGAGATCCCGCAGGGCGACACGGTCCCGGCCGACGCCTGGCGCTTCGAGGGGGACGAGACGGTCTGCGTCGACGGCGGTTTCCGGCCCGGCACCGTCTACGAGCTCGGCTACACCGCCCGCGACCCCCGGGTGATGGGGCTGGGGTACGCCGCGACGCGCGACGTGGTGTCCTTCCTGCGGCACCGGACGGCCGACGCCGACGGCGACGCGAACCCGCTGGCCGCCGGCGGCGGTGTCACGCACGTGCTGGGCCAGGGCATCTCCTCCAGCGGGATGTACCTGCGGGACTTCGTGTACCAGGGCTTCAACGAGGACACCGAGGGCCGCGCGGTGTTCGACGGGGTGAACATCCACATCCCCGGGGCGCACAAGCTGTTCCTCAACTACCGCTTCGCCCAGCCCAACCCCTTCTCCACGCAGCACCGCGACCGCTACATCCCCCACGTGGGGTTCCCGTTCCACTACGGCGTCCGGCAGGACCCGGTCTCCGGGCGGACGGACGGCATCCTCAAGCGGCCGGCCACCGACCCCCTGGTGGTGCACACCGACAGCTCGACGGAGTACTGGCAGTTCCAGGCGTCGCTGGTGAACACCGACGGGTTCGGCTCCGACGTCGCGCTGCCGGACACGGTGCGCCAGTACCTGGTCTCCGGCTCCCAGCACTTCGCGGCGGCGGGCGCGGTCCCCTCGCCGGGGACCTGCCAGCAGCCGAGCAACCCCACCCACGTCGGGCCGGCGCTGCGCGCCCTGCTCGTCTCGCTGGACCGGTGGGTGGTCGACGGCACGGAACCGCCGTCGAGCCGCGCGCCGTCGATCGCCGACGGGACGCTGGTCGCCAGCGACCGGGACGCGACCGGGTTCCCGGAGATCCCGGGCGTCGGGTACACCGGGCTGTACAACGCCGCGGCCGAACGCGACTTCGGCCCGCAGGTCGAGGGCAACGCGGGCGTCATCGACGACTGGCGGCACGCCGACGTCGTGGCGCCCTACGACGTCCGCATGCCGAGCGTCGACGCCGTCGGCATCGACGAGGGCGGCCTGGAGCTGCCCGAGGTGGCCGCGCCGACCGCGACGCTGACCGGGTGGAACCTGCAGGCCGAGCCCTACACCGTCGGGGACGTGTGCGGGCTGACCGGCATGCGGGTGCCGTTGGCGCGGACCCCCGCGGACGCCGCCGACGGCGACGAGCGGCCCACCCTGCAGGAGCTGTACGGCACCTCCGAGGGGTACGTGCAGGCCGTGCGCGCCGCGGCCGACGCGCTGGTCGCCGACCGGCTGCTCCTGCCCGCCGACGCCCGCGCCGCGGTGCAGGCCGCCTACGCCGCCGACGTGCTGCCCGGCACCCCGACCGGCGGCGCGGTGCGGGTGCTGCACGCCGCCCCGGGCACTGGTGCGGTGGACGTGTGGGTCGACGGCGAGCGGGTCGTCGAGGCGGCGACGTTCGGCACCCTGGGCGCTCACACGCCCGTGGGTCCCGGAGACCACCGGGTGGAGGTGCGGGCCGCGCCGTCCAGCGCCGCCGACGCCGCGCTGGTGGCGGGGACCGTGTCCGCCGCGGGGCCGACGACGGTGACGGTCACCGGCTCGGCCGCCGGTGACGGCGCGCCGCCGGCGCTGTCGGTGCTCGCCGACGCCACCGCACCCGAGGCGCCGTCCGCGGGCCTGCGGGTGGCGCACGCCGTCCCCGACCTCGGCGCGGTCGACGTGCAGCTGCGGCCCACCCCGGATGGGGAGTGGACCACGGCCGCCACCGGGGTCGCACCGGGTGCGGACAGCGGGCCCCTGCGGGTGGCCGCCGGCACGCACGACCTGCGCCTGCTGGCCGCTGGGACCGACGAGGTGGTGGCCGTGGTCGCCGACGTCGTGACCCCGGCCGGTTCGGTGCAGACCGCCCACGCCATCGGGTCCGCCGGCCCGGGGCGGGACCGGCCGGGGCTGCGCGTCCTCGTCGTCCCGGACGGGCCGGGGACCGACAGCGCGACCCGGCTGGCCGACCAGACCCCGGTGGTGGACACCGACGAGACGCGGGAGGACCCCGTGCCGCACCGCTACGTCCACGGCACGATCGGCGACGCCGCCTACCAGCTCGCGCTGCCCGTGGAGTGGAACGGGCGGCTGCTGACCTCCAGCCGCGGCTTCTCCGGTGACGAGTTCAGCAACGACGACACGTACAAGGACGTCGCGCTGCGCCACGGCTACGCCTATGCCGCGAGTGACGAGGGCTGGAACCGTCGGACCATCGCCGACCAGCCGGAGGACTCCTACCACGAGTCCCGCCGGCGCCTGGCCGAGCTCACCCAGCACGCCACCGGCGTGGTCGCCGCCCACCACGGGCGGGCCCCCGAGCGCAGCCTGCTGGCCGGCGGCTCCAACGGCGGCCACCACACCAAGTGGCTGGTCGAGTCCTTCCCCGAGCTCTACGACGGCGGGGTGAGCATGTACGGCTACAACTCCGGGCTGGAGATGTGGCGGGCGTTCCCGGTCTTCCTGCGCAACTACGACGTCATCGAGCCGCGCATCGGCGACGTCATCGCCGCCGGCGGGAGCGACGTCGACCCGCCGCTGACCCCGGAGCAGACCGACGCACTGGCGGCCATCTACTCGATCCCGGCGCAGCTGCGCGGTGGATTCTCCTACGACGTCGGCCGCGCGCCGGGCTCCGAGCGCGAGTGGCCGGAGGCCTACGTGGCCGCCGTCGGCTACCTCAGCGACTCGATCGGCGAGTGGGACCCCACCTACGACCCGGACGGCGACGGCACGGTCTCGCTCGACGAGCTGGAGGCGTGGGAGCCGTACGAGGCCCCGGCGGAGGCACAGGCCGAGATGCGCCTGCTGGACCTCACCGGCGACCTGGACCGGCCGGTCGTCGTCGGCCACGGCACCGCCGACACCATCGTCACGCCCAGGGAGGCCGACGCCTACGAGCAGCTGGTCGCCTCGGTCGCCGGCGACGACGCCCCACTGCGCACCTACCTGTTCCCGGAGATGGGCCACGGCGGCGCCGCCGTCCACCCGTTCGTCGAGCAGGCGCTGGCCGCCGTGGAGGACTGGATCACCCACCGGGCCACCGACGGTGCGCAGGGCAGCGAGCCCGGTCGCATCACCGGCCTGGAGCCCGTCGCCGCCGGGTGA
- a CDS encoding MerR family transcriptional regulator produces MEQLSVGEVAARLGVSSSAVRMWGTRYGLVASARSVGGHRRYTPEDVALLQAVHEAVLSGTDPAAAAAAVRGIADVEGAGGGPRRRAGAGGTGLAVPGAGKAARGLARAAARLDEMRAEDAVLAALRDTGTLVAWDDVVRPVLIAAGAHWAATGTGIEIEHLLSQAVTTALVRHAATLPEPPSERPVLLAGGPQEEHVLPLHAARAALAEDGVPCRLLGPRTPVPALASAARRTRAAAVLVWLSRPDQAAVEGLPELAAAHRRVRVLAGGPGWDGADTGAAAVPRDLAEAVEGLGQAWRRTQPGRRINPTR; encoded by the coding sequence ATGGAGCAGCTCTCGGTCGGCGAGGTGGCCGCCCGGCTCGGCGTCTCGTCCTCCGCGGTGCGCATGTGGGGGACCCGCTACGGGCTGGTCGCCTCCGCGCGGTCCGTAGGAGGCCACCGCCGCTACACGCCCGAGGACGTCGCCCTGCTCCAGGCCGTGCACGAGGCCGTGCTGTCCGGCACCGACCCGGCCGCGGCGGCCGCCGCCGTGCGCGGCATCGCGGACGTCGAGGGCGCCGGCGGCGGTCCGCGGCGCCGCGCCGGCGCGGGCGGCACCGGGCTGGCCGTGCCCGGTGCCGGGAAGGCGGCGCGCGGTCTGGCCCGGGCCGCGGCCCGGCTGGACGAGATGCGCGCCGAGGACGCCGTGCTGGCCGCGCTGCGCGACACCGGCACCCTGGTCGCCTGGGACGACGTCGTCCGCCCGGTGCTCATCGCCGCCGGCGCGCACTGGGCGGCCACCGGGACGGGCATCGAGATCGAGCACCTGCTCAGCCAGGCGGTGACCACGGCGCTGGTGCGGCACGCCGCGACGCTGCCCGAGCCGCCGTCGGAGCGGCCGGTGCTGCTGGCCGGGGGCCCGCAGGAGGAGCACGTCCTCCCGCTGCACGCGGCCCGGGCGGCGCTCGCCGAGGACGGCGTCCCGTGCCGGCTGCTCGGGCCGCGCACGCCGGTGCCGGCGCTGGCGAGCGCGGCCCGCCGGACCCGGGCCGCCGCCGTCCTCGTCTGGCTGAGCCGGCCCGACCAGGCGGCCGTCGAGGGCCTGCCCGAGCTGGCGGCCGCCCACCGGAGGGTGCGCGTGCTGGCCGGCGGCCCGGGGTGGGACGGCGCGGACACCGGAGCGGCCGCCGTGCCCCGGGACCTCGCCGAGGCGGTCGAGGGCCTCGGGCAGGCGTGGCGCCGTACCCAGCCCGGTCGCCGGATCAACCCGACGCGCTGA